CATATCGAATGGCAATCGCAATGGCAAATTGGCCACAAATGCATAACAAATCCAACATTGGCCAATTTGGCTCATCCTTGGCGCTCGGTCGGGCGCCAGCCCTTGACAACGATTTAACTTCAGGCTGTTTATCAAGTCTATGGGGTCTATATGGCACCTGGCCCGCGGCGATATCAGAGCTGCGGCTGGGTGGGTAGGGGGGCTCAGCTGGCCAAGGGGGCTTGGAGCAAGCGTGAGGCACGAGATTGTAAATGAAAACGCTTGCCCAAGGTAACAGCTGACGCTCTGATAGCTACGGCAGTCGGCTCTAATAATAGAACTTTTCTATTACCAACTTTAATAACACATTTTAGCCCGTGCCCACCCCCGTGTCCACCCCGCTGCCCGCTCGTtgactttattattattatttttttttttttgcgttttttgttttgttattaaagAAATTCGCCAAGCTAGAAACAAGCGGGTAGACTGCCAGAGTATGCCAACTATTTAATACCggtaagaaaaataaataaaaaatagagatgagcgcgtgtCACGAGCCGCAtgaattaaatgtaatttctTCACTTgttcaatataaataataataataatgataagcAATTCcatttatcaatttatatattaattgtaattattgttttattcgcgcattaattaaatcgaaaaactttatataaataatatataataaattaattaatatttaattacgcattataagcatatatatatattctataaaaataattttggaTTAGTTTAATTATCAAACAAAAgagaatttatatatgtattttgacAAATGCCAAACccacatacaatatataaatttgttgtctGCTCCAAGCTATAAACTCGGACAGACTATACATTCAATTCTTAGAAAACATTATCTGACCTCATTTTGATAATACACTTTCTCTAGAATATTCACTTTGCCTGAGCATCTTAACCTAGCTTTACAAAAATGGATTGAACATACTTAATATTACATAGTTTTTGGGATTTCCAAAAGTATAGCAATAGCATTTTTTTGAGTGTAATTTTCATCAAGTTACGAGCACGAGCTGTGTCGTGCTTGATGTTAGTCGTGTCACGACGAGACACGCGATCGACAACGAACGGATCGGATCAGCAAGTAGTGTAGCTCAGTTGGGGAcgatttaaatgcaatgcaaGTTTTCCGGCAGTTGTTGTTTGGCAGGTTCACGACAGACAATGCTGATGTACAGGGTTGGgtcgagttgttgttgttgttgtggttgtgaaATTTAATGCACAAGTGCGCAATAACTAATTTAAGTTGCATTTTATAATAGAATATGATGATATACAATGtaatatacataataatatataagaatatGCATATTAGAAATGACAGTAATATGCGGATTTAAGGCTTTTACGAGACAGGAAATGGCACTTATTGTCTCGGTTGTTGTTCtctttgttcttgttgttgttgctgttattgttttttgtcattgttattgttgttggcaggCGTGAAAGTGGCGCAAGTGCAAACTGAAAACGGAAACCAATTAACGCTAATTAATTAGAGTATCGCATTTCTAGTGCAAATTGACATACGAGGCCAATTGTTGACCGCACACAGTTCCACAGTTCGAGCACAATGATTTAATACCCTATCCTATTGTCTGATGCTTTAGAATTGCCCGTTTGGAATTACGATGGCAGCTCTTGCTATCAGGCGGAGGGCAGCAACTCGGACACCTATCTGTATCCGGTGGCCATCTATAAGGATCCCTTCCGGCgtggcaacaacattttgGTCATGTGCGATACCTACAAGTTCGATGGCACACCGACGGCCACCAACAAGCGCAAATCTTGCCTGGAGGTGGTGAACAAGTGCATCGACGAGGAGCCTTGGTTTGGCATTGAACAGGAGTACACGTTCCTTGACTTCGATGGCTATCCACTTGGCTGGCCCAAGAACGGTTTCCCAGGACCACAGGGTCCCTACTATTGCGGCGTGGGTGCCAATAAGGTGAGTGGATTGACTGAAACGTGACTTCGGGACTTCAACTAATCGGATGCCAATTGCCAGGTCTATGCACGCGACATTGTCGATGCCCATTACCGTGCCTGTCTCTATGCAGGCGTCAAGGTGTCCGGCACCAATGCGGAGGTGATGCCCGCTCAGTGGGAATTCCAGGTGGGCCCCTGCCTGGGCATATCGATTGGCGACGATCTATGGATGTCGCGATTCCTTTTGCATCGCATCTCCGAGGAGTTTGGCGTAAGTCGTTGCACCCTTAGCAAACAGCTCAAAGCCTATAGCAAGACCATACGATACAGATTGTGGCCACCCTGGACCCCAAGCCGATGCCGGGTGACTGGAATGGTGCGGGCGCCCACACCAACGTGTCCACAAAGGTGATGCGCGAGGACGGCGGCATACGAGAAATCGAGAAGGCCGTCGCCAAGCTATCCAAGTGCCACGACCGACACATTCGCGCCTACGATCCCAAACAGGGCCAGGACAATGCACGCCGTCTGACCGGCAAGCACGAGACGAGCTCAATCAACGATTTCAGCGCCGGTGTCGCCAATCGCGGCTGCAGCATACGCATACCTCGCGGCGTTAACGACGACGGCAAGGGCTACTTTGAGGATCGACGCCCCAGCTCCAATTGCGATCCGTATTCGGTTGTGGAGGCCATTCTGCGCACCATCTGCTTGGACGAGTAGAACACCAGccgcatctgcatctgcatctccAAATCTAGCGGAGCTCGATGTTGTTCACCTGACCCGGACCCGCCGCAATCCCAGGCGGAGTAAGCATAGGCGTAGCCAGACACAATCAAAACATTTACTATACAATGTGTACCCAAcgtagatttttttttttttttttattgttcggTCCAGTTCTAAACGAGACCATTTAAGCAGATgttaaagatatatatatatatatgcataaagagcttttttttgttgttaaacaTTGTTGTTAGGTTATAGAGATTAACGGAGCACGTTGAAGAAGTAGGTTTAAAGCGATCGATTGTTGCCCATTGAAGGGTccacaacaacattaacaagtacaccacccacccacccaccaAACCCCACCAAGCTGAACATGATGAACCGAGAACCGATGGGTAGCAAAACAGAGAAGACAACGTTCCGGCTACCGGAGGGAAAcataactattaatgatattatttaaacattaattaattacCTAAAATATCAATACCTATATatacgcatacaaacatacgtacatacatatactccTTAGTTAAGTAAATGCacgaaaaaaaattcaaatgctgGCATTTTATTGAAGCGTTGGAAAACTGGAAACTGGTTTTTccaataatttgatttttttttttttttttggcaacgaTATTTGACAGAAAAATTGCCTTTCGATTTGTTTCGAAAAAATGGTTGACtctaatattttgtttaagaatttaacaaatttcctttttttgctGAAAGTTGTATACTCTAGACTTTAGACAATCAGTCTAGATTTTAATACCGGATTTCGGTTCAAGCAAGACAATCTGCTCAGTTCTGGCCAATTTATGCCAACTGAAGGATTCTTGGTTTTTgcaagatttttattttggcacGCATTCAAATCCCATCAAGAGAAAATTCAGAAGAACTCGATTCAGGTCCTAAAATGCTACTGAGCACGAAAACCCCGAAAATTTATTCGAgtaaaaactatattaaatgcTAGGAACTAGGATTCTAACGATTCTAACCAGCTCTCTTCGGTTCTTGAAGCTGAGTCCAGGTTTTGCTTCTGACTTGCTCTtatatattaaacattttgcatatattttaattttcagtttCGTATAGCCGGTTGTACTGAAAATATGGCAaaccataaatattttcataaacaaatGCTGGCTTAATATTATCTGACATCTACCAAAGTTGTATCCAATGATTGGAGCCAAAGTTCTTTGTACTTTGACCCTGAATCTCGCACTTGACTCCTTTTTTTCGGCAATAGATTTGTCTCGTTTGGAGAACTGACTTGGTTTAAGATTCGCCGCGctgtaaaacattttataaagtttaaaatgcgTGTTGGTTTGGTTGCAAACCAGTTTGCAGCCTTGTTTGAATCTCAAATAAACCCGCAAAAATATCGATTGGCTGTAATCAAGAACCTTGTAATAAGCAAGAAGTAAAACATGTACCtttattgaattttgatttttctacCATTTTATTTActcgtatgtatatatattcttgtgaTTTATACTAAATTGTATACGAATCTTTTGTTGTCTGTTCTCTGTTGTTTGagttcaatatatatatatatgcatatatatattgttattgttatttgtttatttgctggCCTCAGCCTTGTAAATTGTGTATTACGAagtgtttgcatttgttgttttaacaACGGTCCACAAAATGTTTGATTAGTTATAGTATATAGCATGCCATAGCGGCATCTATGCacataatatgtatgtatacgaGTACTAAGTGTCTTTAACTTTATTcgctttttcttctttttttgatttttataaattttggaACAATTACAACACAATATTTCAATAGTATCTACTACAAATGTAAGTATCATCATGCTCATTTGTATACTTAAACAAACACTTTCggtattttaaattgtttacctTAAATATAGCAttttttctctcagtgtattgtgtgtgtttgtgaacATGTGTTTCAagtaacaataaacaaaacaaaaagtaactaattaaatttaaaaaaaaaaattttaaaaaaaacctAAGAAAACTCAAGggaaataaatcaatttcgGTCTGAACAAGTTGTATAAATGGAAGCTGAATCATTTATATAGGTATTGTATTACATtaagtgtatatgtatatgtatatatatatatatataaatatatatatgtattttcagATACCTtacgtatgtgtatgtgcatgtatttgtGCCCGTGAATTTACATATCGagacagcaacaaacaaattatCTACCGCTGCCAACTGATCAACGAACCCGCAAGCCCCAAGCCCCAATCCTACGTGATTTGCATATCAATTTGATAAGTAATTTATCAAAGTGCGCAGCACAACACGTTACGAGTCGGGCCGAGAAGTCAGGTCAGTTAGTCagctgattgattttttaattagCAACAATTCACAATTCGAATAGGGGTAAACATTTGCACAGAGGCTGCAGCTTTTCTTATGGCCATGCTAAACTTAGGCGTCACTTTCACATGTTGCCTGTCAAACATTTAAACAGACAGTTTATCTgccttgtaaatatttgcaatgcaCAGTGTGGGTCAACGCCAAAGCAATTGATGATTGACAGTTATGCTTATAtccaatatttataatttattgccGGCATTGCCAACTGTATGTTGACAACAACCTGTCAATTTAGCATGGGCCTTGACAAGCACATAACTAATCATGCCTAAATGCAAATCTATTCAAATACATGCAAACccgtacacacatacatatggtAATAAGTGCTTTAGAGATATGTTTGTCCATTATTTATGCTGCTTTTGGTATTTGTTTGTGAGCTtagctttcattttttctttttttgtaaattcCTTGTGTCAATACAGTTTGAGTAAAAGCAAAAGCTGAACTTAATTAAGTAACATTTAGTGCGTAAAATTAACAAATCGTACACATTAAAGGCAATGTACGattgtaattaaatattgtGCGCATTAACTTCTAAACATTCAACTAATACGTTAAGTTTCTGTCGAGATTTACTTGTACAGACATACttaataatacatttattaaCATGTTGCCCGTTTAGAGAAAGGGAGAGTGAAGAAGCAGAGAGCGAAGGAAAGTGCAGGAACTATATTTGTTACATTTTGTGGAGTCGGGAATGTGCACTTCAAAAGAAGTCTGAAGCatttacaaatgcaaatggaatttgtaggtttgaacagTGTTCGCTAATCGAAACATTTAATACTGACACATTGTGCAGCACTGGAAAAGCAACATGATTGCAATGTTTTCCACACTAGAAACAAGGAACAGAACTCCTATTTTAagttaataaatatgtatatagcttTAAAGAATTTACGGAGACTTTTCTCTTTCGGACTCCCTTTTCACTCAAAATAAGCAagtgaaattgttttttggcACCTTAAATTGTTATCTATGTATATTTGACGAGTCCTTTTTCTTTAAAGAATTTTGGAAAACTTGATGTGAGATCTATTGAAGTCCCTGCTGATTGGTTAAAAAACAGTTGAAAGTTTTGTGATTTCAGAGAATTTCTGTGAgtgaaatttataaaaaaaaaaatgcatgaaTACAATCGGCAGAACAtcttaataaatgtatatacatatgtatgtgcatgcatacTGAATTAAGATTTGTGACACATTATTCACTTAACAACTACATATTTAGGGGGGCATGCATATGGTCTTGTCATGAAGTGCAAATCAAAGGACATTGAATAACGGAAGCGCGTTGCTGCATTAGAATACATTCGGTAAATTACATACGATATATGACTTCAATgataacaaaatcaaaataaacacaaagcTAAAACAATGCTTagaaactaataaaaaaaaaaggaatttaattgaattaaattgaattagttATTGCACTTGGAAAACAGCTCTAACTTAAATACACATTTATAATAATTCTTatctcttttttttgctttttcagttttttttttttttgtttcaagttATCGCAGCTGCCAAAATAGTTGGATCGCAGATCCATTCAAG
This window of the Drosophila virilis strain 15010-1051.87 chromosome X, Dvir_AGI_RSII-ME, whole genome shotgun sequence genome carries:
- the Gs2 gene encoding glutamine synthetase 2 cytoplasmic isoform X2, with amino-acid sequence MHSSILEDSPNARINKTILDRYLTLPLEENIVQATYVWIDGTGEDLRCKDRTLDFIPSSPKELPVWNYDGSSCYQAEGSNSDTYLYPVAIYKDPFRRGNNILVMCDTYKFDGTPTATNKRKSCLEVVNKCIDEEPWFGIEQEYTFLDFDGYPLGWPKNGFPGPQGPYYCGVGANKVYARDIVDAHYRACLYAGVKVSGTNAEVMPAQWEFQVGPCLGISIGDDLWMSRFLLHRISEEFGIVATLDPKPMPGDWNGAGAHTNVSTKVMREDGGIREIEKAVAKLSKCHDRHIRAYDPKQGQDNARRLTGKHETSSINDFSAGVANRGCSIRIPRGVNDDGKGYFEDRRPSSNCDPYSVVEAILRTICLDE
- the Gs2 gene encoding glutamine synthetase 2 cytoplasmic isoform X1; translation: MSSRILEDSPNARINKTILDRYLTLPLEENIVQATYVWIDGTGEDLRCKDRTLDFIPSSPKELPVWNYDGSSCYQAEGSNSDTYLYPVAIYKDPFRRGNNILVMCDTYKFDGTPTATNKRKSCLEVVNKCIDEEPWFGIEQEYTFLDFDGYPLGWPKNGFPGPQGPYYCGVGANKVYARDIVDAHYRACLYAGVKVSGTNAEVMPAQWEFQVGPCLGISIGDDLWMSRFLLHRISEEFGIVATLDPKPMPGDWNGAGAHTNVSTKVMREDGGIREIEKAVAKLSKCHDRHIRAYDPKQGQDNARRLTGKHETSSINDFSAGVANRGCSIRIPRGVNDDGKGYFEDRRPSSNCDPYSVVEAILRTICLDE